In Scophthalmus maximus strain ysfricsl-2021 chromosome 16, ASM2237912v1, whole genome shotgun sequence, the following proteins share a genomic window:
- the abca5 gene encoding ATP-binding cassette sub-family A member 5 isoform X1, which produces MYFIPEASITETSRPYVVPMRDAGSMQPACRRDAGVWHQTRSLLYKNVLIKWRTKQQSLQELILPLLLLGLLILISTLNPHVYYGGISTLELERDDHVIKGLGYTPITNITSHIMEEVAHEMLLDHLEMFASEEDLENASLYEPSSYVGVVFTDSSATSYRLRFPYNQLPLPSDYTESIASCFTSSVNCRAANYWYSGFIRLQSLIDAAIIQMQTKRPVRSEMNLRAVMMGQPGSVEVQKFPHALISIYLVLAFTPFVTFLIVNVAAEKEHRLKDTMTMMGLYDTAFWLSWGLLYAALVTTMSFLMSIIATYTALFPNSDFFVIFSLIFLYGISSIFFSFMLTPLFKKPKFASTVGSMLTVVFGCLSLFTVLMEDFPQPLVWLLCLLSPSAFSIGIAQVVYLEAQGDGAVFSSLANGPHPLYVPLIMLVLDCVLYLLLAVYLDQVLPGEFGMRRSLVYFLKPSYWSKRSKRYVEVSSVYDAEVNGAPGGNESVEPVSPEFRGKEAIRINNIHKVYKEKDSVVEALRGLTFDIYEGQITALLGHSGAGKSTLMNILCGICPPTGGSATIYGSPVAEVADGSEMKQLVGICPQFNIIFDVLTVEEHLRIFAAVKGIRPADIDAEVTKVLKDLDLEKIMTAQAKNLSGGQKRKLSVGIAILGDPKILLLDEPTAGMDPCSRHQVWSLLKSRRAGRVTVLSTHFMDEADILADRKAVISQGQLKCVGSSMYLKIKCGVGYHLRMSINERCEADDITSLVKQHVPKAKLSQQHEAELTFTLPFESMDTFSGLFSELDCQPNLGVVNYGVSMTTLEDVFLRLEAEAEVDQADYSVFNREQAEDEGDTASLDDTDQRLLTFPDNKSDVVSGHALWRQQFSTVAWLHMLNMQRERKAFVYTLALFLVFVAAVLFLSLATGNIQIHSPDRQFLPVYLLKRNQAPRRYTTSLLVQNSSDSDISDFVRNLESQDIKVEMMKHGDYMAAAPHSAAINVTGSSKGFRYSVAFNSTTVHSLPMAVNVLSNALLRGLNGTRRIRTWTKPFDHQIPDAMSYTLVYIESIILGMLAAGMPAYFAMDHTRDREIKCRSTLRISGLVPSAYWCGQAAVDIPFFYLILSCMTVILFSFHTGSLLTSSNLTAVVLCVIGFGPAMILFTYVFSFAFARVQSNRDFFSVISMMVCVVSASLVQLSYVNDNLGLTRNLHNILCFFNPLYPLMGCLKCITKATFLPSLYEENFLWKNLLIAVIAPYLQIILLLFLLRWLEIRYGGRTMKNDQFCRISSKSKPRAEKNPDEGLNEDEDVRMEKARVKEALNCQSCEEKPAVVVSNLRKQYKGRREGFSLNKSRRVATKNVSFCVRKGEVLGLLGPNGAGKSTIMHMLSGDTDPTAGQVLMGDYSTEFRPVDNPLEHVGYCPQVNPLWPRVTLQEHLEIYAAVKGLRGQDVPGIIKRVVNALELKEHVNKQAKNLSAGLKRKLCFALSMIGNPQIVLLDEPSSGMDPKSKQRMWRAIRAAFKNRQRGAVLTTHYMEEAEAVCDRVAIMVSGQLRCIGSIQHLKGKYGCGYSLEVKLREELTGLQQAALLHKEILRIFPHAARQESFATLMVYKIPMDDVKSLATSFSQLESAKQTFNFEEYNFSQSTLEQVFMEFAKEQEKDEDELSSLSTTFQWQRLRQDGGSGSAAANHTDSIVHQL; this is translated from the exons ATGTATTTCATTC CGGAGGCCAGCATCACGGAGACTTCTCGTCCGTACGTCGTTCCGATGAGGGATGCTGGGAGTATGCAGCCCGCGTGCAGAAGAGACGCCGGAGTCTGGCACCAGACGAGAAGCCTCCTCTACAAGAATGTGCTCATCAAGTGGAGGACCAAACAACAGAGTCTTCAG gAGCTGATCTTACCTCTGCTGCTGCTAGGTCTCCTGATACTCATCAGTACCCTGAATCCTCACGTGTACTACGGAGGCATCAGCACGCTGGAGCTGGAGCGGGATGACCACGTCATCAAGGGCCTGGGCTACACGCCGATCACCAACATCACCAGCCACATCATGGAGGAAGTGGCCCATGAGATGC TTCTGGATCATCTGGAGATGTTTGCCAGCGAGGAGGACCTGGAGAACGCCAGTCTGTACGAGCCCTCGAGCTACGTCGGCGTCGTGTTCACTGACAGCTCCGCCACATCGTACAGACTGCGCTTCCCGTACAACCAGCTGCCCCTGCCCAGCGATTACACAGAATCTATCG ccagcTGCTTCACCAGCTCCGTGAACTGCAGAGCAGCTAATTACTGGTACTCCGGCTTCATCCGCCTCCAGTCTCTGATCGACGCCGCCATCATCCAG ATGCAGACGAAGCGGCCGGTGCGGAGTGAGATGAACCTGCGGGCGGTAATGATGGGCCAGCCTGGTTCTGTGGAGGTGCAGAAGTTCCCCCATGCCCTCATCTCCATATACCTGGTCCTGGCATTCACGCCCTTCGTCACTTTCCTTATCGTCAACGTGGCGGCGGAGAAGGAGCACCGTCTCAAAGACACCATGACCATGATGGGACTGTACGACACGGCCTTCTG GTTGTCGTGGGGCCTCCTGTACGCTGCCCTGGTGACCACCATGTCCTTTCTGATGTCCATCATCGCCACATACACGGCGCTGTTCCCCAACAGTGacttctttgtcattttctccCTCATCTTCTTGTACGGGATATCGTCT atctttttctccttcatgcTGACGCCATTATTCAAGAAGCCCAAGTTCGCCAGCACCGTGGGCTCCATGCTGACCGTGGTGTTCGGCTGCCTGTCGCTCTTCACCGTGCTGATGGAGGACTTCCCTCAGCCGCTGGTCTGGCTCCTCTGCCTGCTCTCCCCCAGTGCCTTCTCCATCGGGATCGCACAG GTGGTTTACCTGGAGGCTCAGGGAGACGGTGCCGTGTTTTCCTCCTTGGCCAACGGGCCTCATCCTCTGTACGTGCCCCTGATCATGCTGGTTCTGGACTGCGTCCTCTATCTCCTATTGGCCGTCTACCTGGACCAGGTCCTTCCTG GTGAGTTTGGAATGAGGAGGTCCTTGGTGTACTTCCTTAAACCGTCCTATTGGTCCAAACGCTCAAAGCGCTACGTTGAAGTGAGCTCGGTGTACGACGCGGAGGTGAACGGCGCCCCCGGCGGCAATGAGTCTGTCGAGCCTGTTTCACCGGAGTTCAGAGGAAAAGAAGCCATTCg CATCAATAACATCCATAAAGTGTACAAGGAGAAGGACAGCGTGGTGGAGGCTCTGAGAG GTCTGACGTTCGACATCTACGAGGGCCAGATCACGGCTCTGCTGGGCCACAGCGGTGCTGGAAAGTCCACGCTTATGAACATCCTGTGCGGCATCTGTCCGCCCACTGGCGGCTCGGCCACCATCTACGGCTCCCCCGTGGCGGAGGTCGCCGACGGGTCGGAGATGAAGCAGCTGGTGGGAATCTGCCCCCAGTTCAACATCATCTTCGACGTGCTGACCGTGGAGGAGCATCTGAGGATCTTCGCCGCCGTCAAAGGAATCCGTCCGGCGGACATCGATGCAGAG GTCACCAAAGTGCTGAAGGATCTCGACTTGGAAAAGATCATGACGGCTCAGGCCAAGAATCTCAGTGGAGGCCAAAAGAGGAAGTTGTCCGTGGGCATCGCCATCCTCGGAGATCCCAAG atCCTGCTCCTGGACGAGCCCACGGCCGGCATGGACCCATGCTCCAGACATCAGGTGTGGTCGCTGCTGAAGAGCCGCAGAGCTGGCAGAGTCACCGTGCTGAGCACACACTTCATGGACGAGGCCGACATCCTCGCCG atcGCAAAGCTGTGATCTCTCAAGGGCAACTGAAATGTGTCGGCTCATCCATGTATCTCAAGATCAAGTGTGGTGTTGGATATCATCTCAG AATGTCTATCAATGAGCGATGTGAAGCTGACGATATCACGTCATTGGTCAAGCAGCACGTTCCCAAGGCAAAGTTGTCACAGCAACATGAAGCAGAGTTGACTTTCACGCTTCCCTTTGAGAGCATGGACACATTTTCAG GGTTGTTCTCTGAGCTCGACTGTCAACCCAACCTGGGAGTTGTCAACTATGGGGTTTCCATGACAACCCTGGAGGATGTTTTTCTTCGTTTGGAGGCAGAGGCGGAAGTTGACCAAGCTG ACTACAGCGTGTTCAATCGGGAGCAGGCGGAGGACGAAGGTGACACTGCCTCCCTGGACGACACAGACCAGCGGCTGCTCACGTTCCCGGACAACAAGTCGGACGTGGTGTCGGGTCACGCTCTGTGGCGGCAGCAGTTCAGCACCGTCGCCTGGCTGCACATGCTCAACATGCAGCGAGAGAGGAAGGCCTTTGTCTACAC TCTGGCCTTGTTCCTGGTGTTCGTTGCCGCCGTGCTCTTCCTGTCTCTGGCCACTGGAAACATCCAGATTCACTCACCGGATCGTCAGTTTCTGCCCGTTTACCTCCTCAAGAGGAACCAGGCTCCCCGGAGATACACCACCAGCCTCCTGGTTCAGAACTCCTCAG ATTCGGACATTTCTGACTTCGTCCGCAACCTGGAGTCGCAGGACATAAAAGTGGAAATGATGAAACACGGCGACTACATGGCCGCAGCTCCGCACAGCGCCGCCATCAACGTGACCGGATCCAGCAAG GGTTTCAGATACAGCGTTGCGTTCAACAGCACCACCGTCCACTCACTGCCGATGGCGGTCAACGTGCTGAGCAACGCTCTCCTCCGAGGCCTGAACGGAACCAGACGCATCCGAACGTGGACCAAGCCGTTCGATCAC CAAATCCCAGACGCGATGTCCTACACTCTGGTTTACATCGAGTCCATCATACTGGGAATGCTGGCGGCTGGAATGCCCGCGTATTTCGCGATGGACCACACTCGAGACCGAGAG ATCAAGTGTCGCTCTACGCTGCGGATCTCTGGTCTGGTGCCTTCAGCCTACTGGTGCGGCCAGGCGGCGGTGGACATCCCCTTCTTCTACCTCATCCTGTCCTGCATGACCgtcatcctcttctccttccacaccGGGAGCCTGCTCACCTCCAGCAACCTCACCGCCGTG GTCCTGTGCGTCATCGGCTTCGGTCCGGCCATGATCCTCTTCACGTACGTGTTTTCTTTTGCGTTTGCTCGAGTCCAGAGCAACAGGGATTTCTTCTCCGTCATCTCCATGATG GTGTGTGTCGTGTCGGCCTCACTGGTCCAGTTGTCGTACGTGAACGACAACCTGGGACTGACCAGAAACCTGCACAACATCCTGTGCTTCTTCAACCCGCTCTACCCGCTCATGGGCTGCCTCAAGTGCATCACCAAG GCGACGttcctcccttccctctacGAGGAGAACTTCTTGTGGAAGAACCTGCTCATCGCGGTGATAGCT CCGTATCTCCAGatcatcctgctgctgttcctGCTCCGCTGGCTGGAGATCCGCTACGGAGGGAGGACGATGAAGAACGATCAGTTCTGCAG GATCTCGTCCAAGTCGAAGCCCAGAGCGGAGAAGAACCCGGACGAAGGGCTgaacgaggacgaggacgttcGGATGGAGAAGGCCCGAGTGAAGGAGGCCCTCAACTGCCAGTCCTGCGAGGAG AAACCTGCTGTGGTGGTGAGTAACCTGAGGAAGCAGTACAAGGGCAGAAGAGAAGGGTTTTCCCTAAACAAGAGCCGGAGAGTGGCCACGAAGAATGTCTCGTTCTGTGTTCGCAAAG GTGAAGTTCTTGGACTGTTGGGCCCAAACGGAGCTGGGAAGAGCACCATCATGCACATGTTGTCAGGTGACACCGACCCCACCGCAGGCCAG GTGCTGATGGGCGACTACAGCACAGAGTTCCGTCCCGTGGACAATCCCCTGGAGCACGTGGGCTACTGTCCTCAGGTGAACCCCCTGTGGCCACGGGTCACCCTGCAGGAGCACCTGGAGATCTACGCCGCCGTCAAGGGCCTGAGAGGACAGGATGTGCCGGGGATCATCAAGCG TGTGGTGAACGCTCTGGAGCTGAAGGAGCACGTGAACAAACAAGCCAAGAATCTGTCCGCAGGCCTCAAGAGGAAG CTGTGCTTCGCCCTGAGTATGATCGGGAATCCTCAGATCGTCTTGTTGGACGAGCCGTCGTCGGGGATGGACCCCAAGTCCAAACAGCGCATGTG GAGAGCCATACGAGCTGCGTTCAAGAACCGGCAGCGGGGAGCCGTCCTCACCACGCACTACATGGAGGAGGCCGAGGCCGTGTGCGACCGCGTCGCCATCATGGTGTCCGGCCAGCTGAG ATGCATCGGCTCCATCCAACATTTGAAAGGGAAATACGGATGCGGCTACAGTTTGGAGGTGAAACTCCGAGAGGAGCTGACAGGGCTCCAGCAGGCGGCGCTGCTGCACAAAGAGATCCTGCGAATCTTCCCTCACGCCGCCCGACAGGAGAG CTTTGCAACTCTGATGGTTTATAAGATCCCCATGGACGACGTGAAATCATTGGCCACGTCCTTCTCTCAGTTAGAGAGCG CAAAACAAACCTTCAACTTTGAGGAGTACAACTTCTCCCAGTCGACCTTAGAGCAG GTGTTCATGGAGTTCGccaaggagcaggagaaggacgaggacgagCTCAGCTCCCTTAGCACAACGTTCCAGTGGCAGCGGCTGCGTCAGGACGGCGGCAGCGGCTCGGCGGCGGCCAACCACACCGACAGCATCGTGCACCAGCTTTGA
- the abca5 gene encoding ATP-binding cassette sub-family A member 5 isoform X2 — MRDAGSMQPACRRDAGVWHQTRSLLYKNVLIKWRTKQQSLQELILPLLLLGLLILISTLNPHVYYGGISTLELERDDHVIKGLGYTPITNITSHIMEEVAHEMLLDHLEMFASEEDLENASLYEPSSYVGVVFTDSSATSYRLRFPYNQLPLPSDYTESIASCFTSSVNCRAANYWYSGFIRLQSLIDAAIIQMQTKRPVRSEMNLRAVMMGQPGSVEVQKFPHALISIYLVLAFTPFVTFLIVNVAAEKEHRLKDTMTMMGLYDTAFWLSWGLLYAALVTTMSFLMSIIATYTALFPNSDFFVIFSLIFLYGISSIFFSFMLTPLFKKPKFASTVGSMLTVVFGCLSLFTVLMEDFPQPLVWLLCLLSPSAFSIGIAQVVYLEAQGDGAVFSSLANGPHPLYVPLIMLVLDCVLYLLLAVYLDQVLPGEFGMRRSLVYFLKPSYWSKRSKRYVEVSSVYDAEVNGAPGGNESVEPVSPEFRGKEAIRINNIHKVYKEKDSVVEALRGLTFDIYEGQITALLGHSGAGKSTLMNILCGICPPTGGSATIYGSPVAEVADGSEMKQLVGICPQFNIIFDVLTVEEHLRIFAAVKGIRPADIDAEVTKVLKDLDLEKIMTAQAKNLSGGQKRKLSVGIAILGDPKILLLDEPTAGMDPCSRHQVWSLLKSRRAGRVTVLSTHFMDEADILADRKAVISQGQLKCVGSSMYLKIKCGVGYHLRMSINERCEADDITSLVKQHVPKAKLSQQHEAELTFTLPFESMDTFSGLFSELDCQPNLGVVNYGVSMTTLEDVFLRLEAEAEVDQADYSVFNREQAEDEGDTASLDDTDQRLLTFPDNKSDVVSGHALWRQQFSTVAWLHMLNMQRERKAFVYTLALFLVFVAAVLFLSLATGNIQIHSPDRQFLPVYLLKRNQAPRRYTTSLLVQNSSDSDISDFVRNLESQDIKVEMMKHGDYMAAAPHSAAINVTGSSKGFRYSVAFNSTTVHSLPMAVNVLSNALLRGLNGTRRIRTWTKPFDHQIPDAMSYTLVYIESIILGMLAAGMPAYFAMDHTRDREIKCRSTLRISGLVPSAYWCGQAAVDIPFFYLILSCMTVILFSFHTGSLLTSSNLTAVVLCVIGFGPAMILFTYVFSFAFARVQSNRDFFSVISMMVCVVSASLVQLSYVNDNLGLTRNLHNILCFFNPLYPLMGCLKCITKATFLPSLYEENFLWKNLLIAVIAPYLQIILLLFLLRWLEIRYGGRTMKNDQFCRISSKSKPRAEKNPDEGLNEDEDVRMEKARVKEALNCQSCEEKPAVVVSNLRKQYKGRREGFSLNKSRRVATKNVSFCVRKGEVLGLLGPNGAGKSTIMHMLSGDTDPTAGQVLMGDYSTEFRPVDNPLEHVGYCPQVNPLWPRVTLQEHLEIYAAVKGLRGQDVPGIIKRVVNALELKEHVNKQAKNLSAGLKRKLCFALSMIGNPQIVLLDEPSSGMDPKSKQRMWRAIRAAFKNRQRGAVLTTHYMEEAEAVCDRVAIMVSGQLRCIGSIQHLKGKYGCGYSLEVKLREELTGLQQAALLHKEILRIFPHAARQESFATLMVYKIPMDDVKSLATSFSQLESAKQTFNFEEYNFSQSTLEQVFMEFAKEQEKDEDELSSLSTTFQWQRLRQDGGSGSAAANHTDSIVHQL; from the exons ATGAGGGATGCTGGGAGTATGCAGCCCGCGTGCAGAAGAGACGCCGGAGTCTGGCACCAGACGAGAAGCCTCCTCTACAAGAATGTGCTCATCAAGTGGAGGACCAAACAACAGAGTCTTCAG gAGCTGATCTTACCTCTGCTGCTGCTAGGTCTCCTGATACTCATCAGTACCCTGAATCCTCACGTGTACTACGGAGGCATCAGCACGCTGGAGCTGGAGCGGGATGACCACGTCATCAAGGGCCTGGGCTACACGCCGATCACCAACATCACCAGCCACATCATGGAGGAAGTGGCCCATGAGATGC TTCTGGATCATCTGGAGATGTTTGCCAGCGAGGAGGACCTGGAGAACGCCAGTCTGTACGAGCCCTCGAGCTACGTCGGCGTCGTGTTCACTGACAGCTCCGCCACATCGTACAGACTGCGCTTCCCGTACAACCAGCTGCCCCTGCCCAGCGATTACACAGAATCTATCG ccagcTGCTTCACCAGCTCCGTGAACTGCAGAGCAGCTAATTACTGGTACTCCGGCTTCATCCGCCTCCAGTCTCTGATCGACGCCGCCATCATCCAG ATGCAGACGAAGCGGCCGGTGCGGAGTGAGATGAACCTGCGGGCGGTAATGATGGGCCAGCCTGGTTCTGTGGAGGTGCAGAAGTTCCCCCATGCCCTCATCTCCATATACCTGGTCCTGGCATTCACGCCCTTCGTCACTTTCCTTATCGTCAACGTGGCGGCGGAGAAGGAGCACCGTCTCAAAGACACCATGACCATGATGGGACTGTACGACACGGCCTTCTG GTTGTCGTGGGGCCTCCTGTACGCTGCCCTGGTGACCACCATGTCCTTTCTGATGTCCATCATCGCCACATACACGGCGCTGTTCCCCAACAGTGacttctttgtcattttctccCTCATCTTCTTGTACGGGATATCGTCT atctttttctccttcatgcTGACGCCATTATTCAAGAAGCCCAAGTTCGCCAGCACCGTGGGCTCCATGCTGACCGTGGTGTTCGGCTGCCTGTCGCTCTTCACCGTGCTGATGGAGGACTTCCCTCAGCCGCTGGTCTGGCTCCTCTGCCTGCTCTCCCCCAGTGCCTTCTCCATCGGGATCGCACAG GTGGTTTACCTGGAGGCTCAGGGAGACGGTGCCGTGTTTTCCTCCTTGGCCAACGGGCCTCATCCTCTGTACGTGCCCCTGATCATGCTGGTTCTGGACTGCGTCCTCTATCTCCTATTGGCCGTCTACCTGGACCAGGTCCTTCCTG GTGAGTTTGGAATGAGGAGGTCCTTGGTGTACTTCCTTAAACCGTCCTATTGGTCCAAACGCTCAAAGCGCTACGTTGAAGTGAGCTCGGTGTACGACGCGGAGGTGAACGGCGCCCCCGGCGGCAATGAGTCTGTCGAGCCTGTTTCACCGGAGTTCAGAGGAAAAGAAGCCATTCg CATCAATAACATCCATAAAGTGTACAAGGAGAAGGACAGCGTGGTGGAGGCTCTGAGAG GTCTGACGTTCGACATCTACGAGGGCCAGATCACGGCTCTGCTGGGCCACAGCGGTGCTGGAAAGTCCACGCTTATGAACATCCTGTGCGGCATCTGTCCGCCCACTGGCGGCTCGGCCACCATCTACGGCTCCCCCGTGGCGGAGGTCGCCGACGGGTCGGAGATGAAGCAGCTGGTGGGAATCTGCCCCCAGTTCAACATCATCTTCGACGTGCTGACCGTGGAGGAGCATCTGAGGATCTTCGCCGCCGTCAAAGGAATCCGTCCGGCGGACATCGATGCAGAG GTCACCAAAGTGCTGAAGGATCTCGACTTGGAAAAGATCATGACGGCTCAGGCCAAGAATCTCAGTGGAGGCCAAAAGAGGAAGTTGTCCGTGGGCATCGCCATCCTCGGAGATCCCAAG atCCTGCTCCTGGACGAGCCCACGGCCGGCATGGACCCATGCTCCAGACATCAGGTGTGGTCGCTGCTGAAGAGCCGCAGAGCTGGCAGAGTCACCGTGCTGAGCACACACTTCATGGACGAGGCCGACATCCTCGCCG atcGCAAAGCTGTGATCTCTCAAGGGCAACTGAAATGTGTCGGCTCATCCATGTATCTCAAGATCAAGTGTGGTGTTGGATATCATCTCAG AATGTCTATCAATGAGCGATGTGAAGCTGACGATATCACGTCATTGGTCAAGCAGCACGTTCCCAAGGCAAAGTTGTCACAGCAACATGAAGCAGAGTTGACTTTCACGCTTCCCTTTGAGAGCATGGACACATTTTCAG GGTTGTTCTCTGAGCTCGACTGTCAACCCAACCTGGGAGTTGTCAACTATGGGGTTTCCATGACAACCCTGGAGGATGTTTTTCTTCGTTTGGAGGCAGAGGCGGAAGTTGACCAAGCTG ACTACAGCGTGTTCAATCGGGAGCAGGCGGAGGACGAAGGTGACACTGCCTCCCTGGACGACACAGACCAGCGGCTGCTCACGTTCCCGGACAACAAGTCGGACGTGGTGTCGGGTCACGCTCTGTGGCGGCAGCAGTTCAGCACCGTCGCCTGGCTGCACATGCTCAACATGCAGCGAGAGAGGAAGGCCTTTGTCTACAC TCTGGCCTTGTTCCTGGTGTTCGTTGCCGCCGTGCTCTTCCTGTCTCTGGCCACTGGAAACATCCAGATTCACTCACCGGATCGTCAGTTTCTGCCCGTTTACCTCCTCAAGAGGAACCAGGCTCCCCGGAGATACACCACCAGCCTCCTGGTTCAGAACTCCTCAG ATTCGGACATTTCTGACTTCGTCCGCAACCTGGAGTCGCAGGACATAAAAGTGGAAATGATGAAACACGGCGACTACATGGCCGCAGCTCCGCACAGCGCCGCCATCAACGTGACCGGATCCAGCAAG GGTTTCAGATACAGCGTTGCGTTCAACAGCACCACCGTCCACTCACTGCCGATGGCGGTCAACGTGCTGAGCAACGCTCTCCTCCGAGGCCTGAACGGAACCAGACGCATCCGAACGTGGACCAAGCCGTTCGATCAC CAAATCCCAGACGCGATGTCCTACACTCTGGTTTACATCGAGTCCATCATACTGGGAATGCTGGCGGCTGGAATGCCCGCGTATTTCGCGATGGACCACACTCGAGACCGAGAG ATCAAGTGTCGCTCTACGCTGCGGATCTCTGGTCTGGTGCCTTCAGCCTACTGGTGCGGCCAGGCGGCGGTGGACATCCCCTTCTTCTACCTCATCCTGTCCTGCATGACCgtcatcctcttctccttccacaccGGGAGCCTGCTCACCTCCAGCAACCTCACCGCCGTG GTCCTGTGCGTCATCGGCTTCGGTCCGGCCATGATCCTCTTCACGTACGTGTTTTCTTTTGCGTTTGCTCGAGTCCAGAGCAACAGGGATTTCTTCTCCGTCATCTCCATGATG GTGTGTGTCGTGTCGGCCTCACTGGTCCAGTTGTCGTACGTGAACGACAACCTGGGACTGACCAGAAACCTGCACAACATCCTGTGCTTCTTCAACCCGCTCTACCCGCTCATGGGCTGCCTCAAGTGCATCACCAAG GCGACGttcctcccttccctctacGAGGAGAACTTCTTGTGGAAGAACCTGCTCATCGCGGTGATAGCT CCGTATCTCCAGatcatcctgctgctgttcctGCTCCGCTGGCTGGAGATCCGCTACGGAGGGAGGACGATGAAGAACGATCAGTTCTGCAG GATCTCGTCCAAGTCGAAGCCCAGAGCGGAGAAGAACCCGGACGAAGGGCTgaacgaggacgaggacgttcGGATGGAGAAGGCCCGAGTGAAGGAGGCCCTCAACTGCCAGTCCTGCGAGGAG AAACCTGCTGTGGTGGTGAGTAACCTGAGGAAGCAGTACAAGGGCAGAAGAGAAGGGTTTTCCCTAAACAAGAGCCGGAGAGTGGCCACGAAGAATGTCTCGTTCTGTGTTCGCAAAG GTGAAGTTCTTGGACTGTTGGGCCCAAACGGAGCTGGGAAGAGCACCATCATGCACATGTTGTCAGGTGACACCGACCCCACCGCAGGCCAG GTGCTGATGGGCGACTACAGCACAGAGTTCCGTCCCGTGGACAATCCCCTGGAGCACGTGGGCTACTGTCCTCAGGTGAACCCCCTGTGGCCACGGGTCACCCTGCAGGAGCACCTGGAGATCTACGCCGCCGTCAAGGGCCTGAGAGGACAGGATGTGCCGGGGATCATCAAGCG TGTGGTGAACGCTCTGGAGCTGAAGGAGCACGTGAACAAACAAGCCAAGAATCTGTCCGCAGGCCTCAAGAGGAAG CTGTGCTTCGCCCTGAGTATGATCGGGAATCCTCAGATCGTCTTGTTGGACGAGCCGTCGTCGGGGATGGACCCCAAGTCCAAACAGCGCATGTG GAGAGCCATACGAGCTGCGTTCAAGAACCGGCAGCGGGGAGCCGTCCTCACCACGCACTACATGGAGGAGGCCGAGGCCGTGTGCGACCGCGTCGCCATCATGGTGTCCGGCCAGCTGAG ATGCATCGGCTCCATCCAACATTTGAAAGGGAAATACGGATGCGGCTACAGTTTGGAGGTGAAACTCCGAGAGGAGCTGACAGGGCTCCAGCAGGCGGCGCTGCTGCACAAAGAGATCCTGCGAATCTTCCCTCACGCCGCCCGACAGGAGAG CTTTGCAACTCTGATGGTTTATAAGATCCCCATGGACGACGTGAAATCATTGGCCACGTCCTTCTCTCAGTTAGAGAGCG CAAAACAAACCTTCAACTTTGAGGAGTACAACTTCTCCCAGTCGACCTTAGAGCAG GTGTTCATGGAGTTCGccaaggagcaggagaaggacgaggacgagCTCAGCTCCCTTAGCACAACGTTCCAGTGGCAGCGGCTGCGTCAGGACGGCGGCAGCGGCTCGGCGGCGGCCAACCACACCGACAGCATCGTGCACCAGCTTTGA
- the chmp6b gene encoding charged multivesicular body protein 6 — protein MGNIFGKKKQSRVTEQDKAVLQLKQQRDKLRQYQKRINLQLDKERQLARQLLKNGRKDKALLLLKKKRYQDQLLDKTENQISNLERLVQDLEFAQIEKRVIDGLKVGNDCLKKMHEVMTIEEVERIMDETQDAIDYQRQIDEMLSGSFSQEDEDAVLAELEAITQGDVELPEVPSDELPDVPQAAEEKPERERSRKKPERELLAA, from the exons ATGGGGAATATTtttgggaaaaagaaacagagccGAGTGACGGAGCAGGACAAGGCGGTGCTG caaCTGAAACAACAGAGAGATAAACTGCGACAGTACCAGAAGAGGATCAACCTGCAGCTGGACAAGGAGCGTCAGTTGGCCAGGCAGCTGCTGAAGAATGGCAGAAAAGA CAAAGCTCTGCTCCTACTGAAGAAGAAGCGCTACCAGGACCAGCTGCTGGACAAGACAGAGAACCAGATCAGCAACCTGGAGCGTCTG GTTCAAGACCTGGAGTTCGCCCAGATCGAAAAGAGAGTCATCGACGGTTTGAAGGTTGGAAACGATTGTCTGAAGAAGATGCACGAG GTGATGACGATCGAAGAAGTGGAACGAATCATGGACGAAACTCAAGATGCCATCGACTATCAGAGG CAAATCGACGAGATGTTGTCCGGCTCCTTTTCCCAGGAAGACGAAGACGCCGTCCTCGCCGAGCTGGAGGCCATAACTCAG GGAGACGTGGAGCTTCCCGAGGTTCCTTCGGACGAGCTGCCGGACGTCCCGCAGGCCGCCGAGGAGAAGCCAG agCGGGAACGATCCAGAAAGAAGCCGGAGCGCGAGCTGCTCGCCGCGTGA